In one window of Phoenix dactylifera mitochondrion, complete genome DNA:
- the rps2 gene encoding ribosomal protein S2 yields MTIHSIVCTKLLSTNAHLGRRVAAHHFKVYICGSRNGIAILDSDKTLICLRNAFHFIGSPIRQKGRSFFLKTETFIIYEIMEEMASCINDSQWRIGAFLTNSCSSPKKIRSRKKKINLGSNQQPDCVVILDADRKSSVILEADRSQIPIASLVDSTIPLGSYKRITYPIPANDPIQFVYLFRHSITKTVILERGRIVAMKEKKELIDRPFPRRIGFFDRSSGQIPS; encoded by the coding sequence ATGACAATCCATTCTATAGTTTGTACTAAATTACTTAGTACGAACGCACATCTCGGCCGTCGGGTAGCTGCTCACCATTTCAAAGTCTATATCTGTGGTTCCAGAAATGGAATTGCTATTCTCGATTCAGACAAGACACTGATTTGTTTACGAAACGCTTTTCATTTTATAGGATCTCCCATTCGTCAAAAAGGCCGTTCCTTCTTTTTAAAGACCGAGACATTTATTATATATGAGATAATGGAAGAAATGGCGAGCTGTATCAATGATTCTCAATGGAGGATCGGGGCTTTTTTGACCAATTCTTGTTCAAGTCCGAAAAAAATCCGTTCGAGAAAGAAGAAGATCAATTTAGGGTCGAACCAACAACCTGATTGTGTCGTTATTCTGGATGCAGATAGAAAGTCTTCGGTCATACTGGAAGCTGATCGATCACAAATACCTATTGCATCCTTAGTTGATTCTACGATCCCATTGGGATCCTATAAAAGAATCACTTATCCCATTCCAGCGAATGATCCTATACAGTTCGTATATCTATTTCGTCATTCGATCACGAAAACAGTGATTCTTGAACGGGGAAGAATCGTTGCGATGAAGGAGAAGAAAGAACTCATCGATCGACCTTTTCCAAGAAGAATTGGTTTTTTTGATCGGTCGAGTGGTCAAATACCCAGCTAG